A single region of the Pseudomonas sp. GGS8 genome encodes:
- the flhA gene encoding flagellar biosynthesis protein FlhA, whose product MDRSQLFNTARTNVADLSRGNLGVPLLLLVMLAMMMLPVPPFLLDVFFTFNIALSIVVLLVCVYALRPLDFAVFPTILLVATLLRLALNVASTRVVMLHGQDGHAAAGKVIQAFGEVVIGGNYVVGIVVFAILMIINFVVVTKGAGRISEVSARFTLDAMPGKQMAIDADLNAGLIDQSQAKLRRMEVAQEAEFYGSMDGASKFVRGDAIAGLLILFINLIGGMAVGIFQHGMSFGDAGKVYALLTIGDGLVAQLPSLLLSTAAAIMVTRASGSEDMGKQIGRQMFASPKALAVAAGLMAVMGLVPGMPHISFLSMAALAAGGAYLFWKKQNAVKVQALQEVKRQQELLPSPARAQETKELGWDDVTPIDMIGLEVGYRLIPLVDRNQGGQLLARIKGVRKKLSQDLGFLMPTVHIRDNLDLAPSAYRLTLMGVILAEAEIYPERELAINPGQVYGTLNGITAKDPAFGLEAVWIEISQRAQAQSLGYTVVDASTVVATHLNQILYKHSSELIGHEEVQQLMQLLAKSSPKLAEELVPGVVSLSQLLKVLQALLAEQVPVRDIRSIAEAIANNAAKSQDTAALVAAVRVGVSRAIVQSIVGTESELPVITLEPRLEQILLNSLQKAGQGSEEGVLLEPSMAEKLQRSLIDAAQRQEMQGQPVILLVAGPVRAMLSRFGRLAVPGLHVLAYQEIPDNKQVTIVATVGPNG is encoded by the coding sequence GTGGATCGCTCTCAGTTATTCAACACTGCCCGCACAAACGTTGCCGACTTGAGTCGGGGCAACCTGGGTGTGCCGCTGTTGCTGCTGGTCATGCTGGCCATGATGATGTTGCCGGTGCCGCCGTTCCTTCTGGACGTGTTTTTCACCTTCAACATTGCGCTGTCCATCGTCGTGCTGCTGGTCTGCGTGTACGCCTTGCGGCCGCTGGATTTTGCGGTGTTCCCGACCATTCTGCTGGTGGCGACGTTGTTGCGACTGGCGCTGAACGTGGCCTCCACGCGGGTGGTGATGCTCCACGGTCAGGACGGCCATGCCGCCGCCGGTAAGGTGATCCAGGCCTTCGGTGAAGTGGTGATCGGCGGCAACTACGTGGTCGGTATCGTAGTGTTCGCGATTTTGATGATCATCAACTTCGTCGTGGTGACCAAAGGCGCCGGGCGGATTTCCGAGGTGAGCGCGCGTTTCACCCTCGATGCGATGCCGGGCAAACAGATGGCCATCGACGCTGACTTGAACGCTGGCCTGATCGATCAGAGCCAGGCGAAACTGCGCCGGATGGAAGTCGCCCAAGAGGCCGAGTTCTACGGTTCCATGGACGGTGCCAGCAAGTTCGTGCGCGGTGACGCCATCGCCGGTCTGTTGATTCTGTTCATCAACCTGATCGGTGGCATGGCGGTGGGTATCTTCCAGCACGGCATGAGCTTTGGCGATGCCGGCAAGGTTTACGCGCTGTTGACCATCGGTGACGGTTTGGTGGCGCAATTGCCATCACTGCTGTTGTCGACCGCCGCGGCGATCATGGTGACCCGTGCTTCCGGCTCGGAAGACATGGGCAAGCAGATCGGTCGCCAGATGTTCGCCTCGCCAAAAGCCTTGGCGGTGGCCGCAGGCTTGATGGCGGTGATGGGCCTGGTGCCAGGCATGCCGCACATCTCCTTTCTGTCCATGGCAGCGCTGGCGGCCGGTGGCGCTTACCTGTTCTGGAAGAAGCAGAACGCGGTCAAGGTTCAGGCTCTGCAAGAGGTGAAGCGTCAGCAGGAGTTGCTGCCGTCGCCAGCTCGGGCTCAGGAAACCAAGGAGCTTGGCTGGGATGACGTAACGCCGATCGACATGATTGGCCTGGAAGTCGGCTACCGCCTGATTCCCCTGGTGGATCGCAATCAGGGTGGTCAGTTACTGGCACGGATCAAGGGGGTGCGTAAAAAACTCTCCCAGGACCTGGGCTTCCTGATGCCGACTGTGCATATCCGTGACAACCTCGACCTGGCACCCAGTGCCTATCGCCTGACCCTGATGGGGGTGATCCTGGCTGAAGCGGAGATTTACCCGGAGCGCGAACTGGCGATCAACCCGGGGCAGGTCTACGGCACGCTCAACGGCATCACCGCCAAAGATCCGGCTTTTGGTCTGGAAGCGGTGTGGATCGAAATCAGCCAGCGCGCCCAGGCGCAATCCCTGGGTTACACCGTGGTCGATGCCAGTACGGTAGTGGCGACCCACTTGAACCAGATTCTGTACAAGCATTCCAGCGAGCTGATCGGTCACGAAGAAGTCCAGCAACTCATGCAATTGCTGGCCAAAAGCTCACCGAAACTGGCCGAAGAGCTGGTGCCGGGCGTGGTTTCGCTGTCGCAACTGCTCAAAGTCTTGCAGGCGTTGCTGGCCGAACAGGTGCCGGTGCGGGACATTCGCAGCATCGCCGAAGCCATCGCGAACAACGCTGCCAAGAGTCAAGATACCGCCGCTTTGGTGGCCGCGGTGCGCGTCGGCGTATCCCGTGCAATCGTGCAAAGCATTGTAGGCACTGAGTCGGAGCTGCCTGTGATCACCTTGGAACCAAGGTTGGAACAAATATTGCTCAATAGTCTTCAGAAGGCAGGACAAGGCTCGGAAGAGGGCGTTCTGCTGGAGCCAAGCATGGCGGAAAAACTGCAACGCTCGTTGATCGATGCGGCGCAGCGTCAGGAAATGCAAGGTCAGCCGGTGATTCTGCTGGTGGCCGGTCCGGTTCGCGCGATGCTCTCGCGATTCGGTCGGCTGGCAGTACCGGGTTTGCATGTGTTGGCTTACCAGGAAATTCCTGACAACAAGCAAGTGACCATCGTTGCGACAGTAGGGCCCAACGGCTGA
- the flhF gene encoding flagellar biosynthesis protein FlhF: MQVKRFFAADMRQAMKLVRDELGADAAIIGNRRIAGGVELTAALDYKLSALAPRVPNMELEDELRKTQSRIVTAQAELSLRGNGESDNTTNRQLFAGLPLTAAEPLIEPTLAEPRRPAPAPAAATGVDPRAFDSMRFELNSLRELMEVQLGSLAWNQLQGSRPAQANLWRRLQRIGLSGPLSRDLLALITDIEEPRQAWRMLLAHLARMITTPEVEPLEEGGVIAMVGPAGMGKTTTLAKLAARYVLKYGAQNIALVSMDSYRIGAQEQLKTLGRILNVSVTHVDPGQSLVQALEPLLRKRVVLIDTAGLQASDPALRMQLESLAGRGIKSKNYLVLATTSQKQVLTAAYHSYKRCGLAGCILTKLDETASLGEVLSLAISHELPVAYLTDGPRIPDDLHLPRRHQLVSRAVSVQMQEEPSEEAMADMFADIYHSPTKQVG; this comes from the coding sequence ATGCAAGTTAAGCGTTTTTTCGCCGCCGATATGCGTCAGGCCATGAAACTGGTTCGTGATGAGCTGGGCGCTGATGCCGCCATTATTGGCAATCGCCGGATCGCCGGCGGTGTCGAGCTGACGGCTGCCCTGGATTACAAATTGTCGGCGCTGGCCCCGCGTGTTCCGAACATGGAACTCGAGGACGAGCTGCGCAAGACCCAGTCGCGGATCGTCACCGCCCAGGCCGAACTGAGCCTGCGTGGCAATGGCGAGAGCGACAACACCACCAATCGCCAATTGTTCGCCGGCCTGCCGCTGACCGCCGCCGAGCCGCTGATCGAACCGACGCTGGCCGAGCCTCGGCGCCCGGCACCTGCGCCTGCCGCAGCGACCGGCGTCGATCCGCGTGCGTTCGACTCGATGCGTTTCGAACTCAACAGCCTGCGTGAACTGATGGAAGTGCAGCTTGGTTCTTTGGCGTGGAATCAGCTGCAAGGCAGCCGTCCGGCCCAGGCCAACCTCTGGCGTCGCCTGCAACGCATCGGCCTGTCCGGCCCGTTGTCACGCGATCTGTTGGCGCTGATTACCGACATTGAAGAGCCTCGTCAGGCCTGGCGTATGTTGCTCGCGCACTTGGCTCGGATGATCACCACCCCGGAAGTCGAGCCATTGGAGGAGGGCGGCGTGATTGCCATGGTCGGCCCGGCCGGCATGGGCAAGACCACCACGCTGGCCAAGCTCGCGGCCCGTTATGTGCTCAAGTACGGCGCGCAGAACATCGCGCTGGTGAGCATGGACAGCTATCGCATCGGTGCTCAGGAACAGCTCAAGACGCTGGGCCGGATCCTCAATGTGTCGGTGACCCATGTCGACCCGGGTCAATCCCTGGTGCAGGCGCTGGAGCCGCTGCTGCGCAAACGCGTGGTGCTGATCGATACCGCCGGCCTTCAGGCCAGCGATCCGGCACTGCGCATGCAGCTCGAAAGCCTGGCCGGGCGCGGCATCAAATCAAAAAATTATCTGGTCTTGGCAACCACCAGCCAGAAACAGGTTCTAACCGCCGCTTATCACAGTTACAAACGCTGCGGCCTCGCCGGCTGCATCCTGACTAAACTGGATGAAACGGCAAGTCTGGGCGAGGTGTTGAGCCTGGCTATCAGTCATGAGTTGCCGGTGGCTTACCTGACCGATGGTCCGCGGATCCCGGATGATTTGCATCTGCCGCGTCGTCATCAACTGGTCAGCCGCGCCGTTAGCGTGCAAATGCAGGAAGAACCCAGCGAAGAAGCCATGGCTGACATGTTCGCTGATATTTACCACAGCCCGACCAAGCAGGTTGGCTGA
- the fleN gene encoding flagellar synthesis regulator FleN encodes MGSMHPVQVIAVTGGKGGVGKTNVSVNLSLALAELGRRVMLLDADLGLANVDVLLGLTPKRTLADVIEGRCELRDVLLQGPGGIRIVPAASGTQSMVHLSPAQHAGLIQAFSDIGDNLDVLVIDTAAGIGDSVVSFVRAAQEVLLVVCDEPTSITDAYALIKLLNRDYGMNRFRVLANMAQSPQEGRNLFAKLTKVTDRFLDVALQYVGAVPYDESVRKAVQKQRAVYEAFPRSKCALAFKAIAQKVDTWPLPANPRGHLEFFVERLVQQTAGPVL; translated from the coding sequence ATGGGCAGCATGCATCCCGTACAGGTGATCGCGGTGACCGGCGGCAAAGGTGGCGTCGGGAAGACTAACGTGTCAGTGAACTTGTCCCTGGCTCTAGCTGAGCTCGGCCGGCGCGTCATGCTGCTGGATGCCGATCTGGGGCTGGCGAACGTCGACGTTCTGTTGGGACTGACACCCAAACGCACGCTGGCCGACGTGATCGAAGGTCGCTGTGAGCTGCGTGACGTGTTATTGCAAGGGCCTGGCGGTATCCGCATCGTCCCGGCCGCCTCCGGCACCCAGAGCATGGTTCATCTGAGCCCGGCCCAGCATGCCGGCCTGATTCAGGCGTTCAGCGACATCGGCGACAACCTCGACGTATTGGTGATCGACACCGCTGCGGGCATTGGTGACTCAGTAGTCAGCTTCGTGCGCGCCGCGCAGGAAGTCTTGCTGGTGGTGTGTGACGAGCCGACCTCGATCACCGACGCCTACGCGCTGATCAAATTGCTTAACCGCGACTACGGCATGAACCGATTCCGCGTCCTGGCCAACATGGCGCAGAGCCCGCAGGAAGGCCGCAACCTGTTCGCCAAATTGACCAAGGTCACGGATCGCTTCCTTGACGTCGCCTTACAGTACGTCGGCGCAGTGCCTTACGACGAAAGCGTGCGCAAGGCGGTACAGAAGCAACGCGCGGTGTATGAAGCTTTCCCACGCTCCAAGTGCGCCCTGGCGTTCAAGGCCATTGCGCAGAAAGTCGATACCTGGCCGCTGCCGGCCAACCCGCGTGGGCACCTGGAGTTTTTCGTCGAGCGCCTCGTGCAACAAACGGCAGGACCCGTGTTATGA
- the fliA gene encoding RNA polymerase sigma factor FliA, which produces MTASGYNLYKQSARDAQYELIERYAPLVKRIAYHLLARLPASVQVEDLIQAGMIGLLEVSTKYDASKGASFETYAGIRIRGAMLDEVRKGDWAPRSVHRNTRMVSDAIRSIEAKTGRDAKDHEVAAELQLSLDDYYGILNDTLGSRLFSFDDLLQDGEHEGLHEDGASAHLEPSRDLEDERFQAALADAIANLPERERLVLALYYDEELNLKEIGEVLGVSESRVSQLHSQCAARLRGRLGEWRAR; this is translated from the coding sequence ATGACAGCCAGCGGTTACAACCTCTACAAGCAGTCGGCACGTGACGCGCAGTACGAGCTGATCGAGCGTTACGCGCCACTGGTCAAACGCATTGCCTACCACTTGCTGGCGCGTCTGCCGGCCAGTGTCCAGGTCGAAGACCTGATTCAGGCCGGGATGATCGGCCTGCTAGAAGTATCAACCAAATATGACGCCAGCAAAGGCGCGAGTTTCGAGACGTACGCGGGTATTCGAATCCGCGGCGCGATGCTCGATGAAGTGCGCAAGGGGGACTGGGCGCCACGTTCGGTCCACCGCAATACCCGCATGGTCAGCGACGCGATTCGCTCGATTGAAGCTAAAACCGGCCGTGACGCTAAAGATCACGAAGTTGCGGCCGAACTCCAATTGAGTCTCGACGATTATTACGGGATTTTGAACGACACCCTGGGCAGCCGGTTATTCAGCTTCGACGATCTGTTGCAGGACGGCGAACACGAAGGGCTGCATGAGGATGGCGCGAGTGCTCATCTCGAGCCGTCACGCGATCTGGAAGATGAACGCTTCCAGGCGGCGCTGGCGGACGCGATTGCCAATTTGCCGGAGCGTGAGCGACTGGTGTTGGCGCTGTACTACGACGAAGAGTTGAATCTCAAGGAAATCGGTGAGGTCCTGGGGGTCAGTGAATCTCGGGTCAGCCAGTTACACAGCCAGTGCGCGGCCCGTTTGCGGGGGCGTTTGGGGGAGTGGCGAGCGCGCTGA
- a CDS encoding chemotaxis response regulator CheY, protein MKILIVDDFSTMRRIIKNLLRDLGFTNTAEADDGLTGLPMLQSGNFDFLVTDWNMPGMTGIDLLRAVRADERLKHLPVLMVTAEAKREQIIEAAQAGVNGYVVKPFTAQALKEKIEKIFERIG, encoded by the coding sequence ATGAAAATCCTCATCGTTGATGACTTCTCAACGATGCGGCGGATCATAAAAAACCTGTTGCGTGACCTTGGGTTCACCAACACCGCCGAGGCCGATGACGGATTGACCGGGTTGCCGATGCTGCAAAGCGGTAACTTCGATTTTCTGGTGACCGACTGGAACATGCCCGGGATGACCGGCATCGACCTGCTTCGTGCGGTGCGCGCCGATGAAAGGCTCAAGCATCTGCCGGTGCTGATGGTGACCGCTGAAGCCAAGCGCGAGCAGATCATCGAAGCGGCCCAGGCCGGTGTTAACGGCTATGTGGTCAAACCCTTCACGGCCCAGGCGTTGAAAGAAAAAATCGAGAAGATTTTCGAACGCATCGGTTGA
- a CDS encoding protein phosphatase CheZ: MEHIESSKGDFESTLKKHAVELVESLEKGRFGDAVQLIHELNQTRDRGLYQEVGKLTRELHSAIVNFQIDPHMPQAEEVSQITDATERLSYVVKLTEAAANRTMDLVENATPLINSLSDEAQALSTDWGRFMRREVGAEEFRELARRVDGFLTRSSEDNRVVSSNLNDILLAQDYQDLTGQVIKRVTQLVTEVESNLLKLVLMASQVDRFAGIEHDREAMLAEKDPQKHLSQGEGPQIHADKREDVVSGQDDVDDLLSSLGF, from the coding sequence ATGGAGCATATCGAATCTTCAAAGGGCGATTTTGAGTCGACCCTGAAAAAACACGCGGTCGAACTGGTCGAAAGCCTTGAAAAGGGCAGGTTCGGCGACGCTGTGCAACTGATCCATGAGCTCAACCAGACCCGTGACCGTGGCCTGTATCAGGAAGTGGGCAAGCTCACCCGCGAGCTGCATAGCGCGATCGTCAATTTCCAGATTGACCCGCACATGCCGCAAGCCGAGGAAGTGTCTCAGATCACGGATGCCACCGAGCGCCTGTCCTATGTGGTCAAGCTGACCGAGGCCGCGGCCAACCGCACCATGGACCTGGTGGAGAACGCCACGCCGCTGATCAACAGCCTGAGCGACGAAGCTCAGGCGCTGAGCACGGATTGGGGACGGTTCATGCGCCGCGAAGTCGGGGCTGAAGAGTTCCGCGAGTTGGCCCGGCGGGTCGACGGTTTCCTGACACGCAGCAGTGAAGACAACCGCGTCGTGTCGAGCAACCTCAACGACATTCTGCTGGCCCAGGATTACCAGGACCTCACCGGTCAGGTGATCAAGCGTGTGACCCAACTGGTCACCGAAGTTGAAAGCAACCTGCTCAAGCTCGTACTCATGGCCAGTCAGGTAGACCGCTTTGCGGGTATCGAACATGACCGTGAAGCGATGCTGGCTGAAAAAGATCCACAAAAACATCTCTCTCAGGGTGAAGGTCCGCAGATTCATGCCGATAAAAGAGAAGACGTTGTGTCCGGTCAGGACGATGTGGACGATTTGTTATCCAGCCTAGGATTTTAG
- a CDS encoding chemotaxis protein CheA, which yields MSFGADEEILQDFLVEAGEILEQLSEQLVELESRPDDADLLNAIFRGFHTVKGGAGFLQLNELVECCHIAENVFDILRKGERRVDSELMDVVLEALDAVNSMFSEVRERSPITAATPELLAALARLAEPQMEAAPAPVAEVVEAPVAESESGDITDNEFEQLLDSLNAVKAQAEAPIAAAQPASLPAADAAASDEITDAEFESLLDQLHGKGQFAADAVAAAPAAPAAPKAAGDSSDITDDEFEALLDQLHGKGNFAVDALESAIASAPAPAAPTAAVAGSDLISDHEFESLLDELHGKGKFTEVGTASASAVVAAPAPVAKAAAPAPVAKAPEPKAEAPKPAAAPAPAAARAPAAPPAEKPTSEAETTVRVDTARLDEIMNMVGELVLVRNRLVRLGLNSGDEAMSKAVSNLDVVTADLQTAVMKTRMQPIKKVFGRFPRLVRDLARQLKKEINLELVGEETDLDKNLVEALADPLVHLVRNSVDHGIEEPADREAMGKPRSGKVILSAEQEGDHILLSISDDGKGMDADVLRGIAVKKGLMDKDAADRLSESDCFNLIFAPGFSTKTEISDVSGRGVGMDVVKTKIAQLNGTINIYSTKGKGSKIVIKVPLTLAIMPTLMVMLGNQAFAFPLVNVNEIFHLDLSRTNVVDGQEVVIVRDKALPLFYLKRWLVSSAAHEEQREGHVVILSVGTQRIGFVVDQLVGQEEVVIKPLGKMLQGTPGMSGATITGDGRIALILDVPSMLKRYAARRI from the coding sequence ATGAGCTTCGGCGCCGATGAAGAGATCCTTCAGGATTTCCTGGTTGAGGCCGGCGAGATTCTAGAGCAACTGTCCGAGCAGCTGGTCGAGCTGGAAAGCCGACCCGATGATGCGGACTTGCTCAATGCAATTTTTCGCGGTTTTCACACTGTAAAAGGGGGCGCCGGCTTCCTCCAGCTCAACGAGCTGGTGGAGTGCTGTCACATCGCCGAGAACGTGTTCGACATCCTGCGCAAGGGTGAGCGTCGCGTCGACTCGGAACTGATGGACGTGGTTCTCGAAGCGCTGGACGCGGTGAACAGCATGTTCAGCGAAGTCCGTGAACGCAGCCCGATCACGGCTGCCACGCCTGAATTACTCGCGGCGCTGGCCCGTCTGGCCGAGCCGCAAATGGAAGCCGCACCGGCGCCGGTCGCTGAAGTGGTTGAAGCACCGGTCGCTGAAAGCGAATCGGGCGACATTACCGATAACGAATTCGAACAACTGCTGGACTCGCTGAACGCCGTCAAGGCCCAGGCCGAGGCGCCCATAGCGGCTGCTCAGCCTGCTTCGCTGCCTGCCGCCGATGCGGCCGCCAGTGACGAAATCACCGATGCCGAGTTCGAGTCGTTGCTCGATCAACTGCACGGCAAAGGCCAGTTCGCCGCCGATGCCGTGGCCGCAGCGCCCGCTGCACCGGCTGCCCCTAAAGCGGCAGGCGACAGCTCCGACATCACCGATGACGAGTTCGAAGCACTGCTCGACCAGTTGCACGGCAAAGGCAACTTTGCGGTCGATGCGCTTGAGTCGGCAATCGCTTCGGCCCCAGCCCCGGCTGCGCCAACCGCCGCTGTGGCCGGTAGCGATCTGATCTCCGATCACGAATTCGAATCGCTGCTCGACGAATTGCACGGCAAGGGCAAGTTCACTGAAGTGGGCACGGCTTCTGCCTCTGCTGTTGTTGCAGCGCCGGCTCCAGTGGCCAAGGCTGCGGCGCCAGCCCCTGTTGCCAAAGCGCCCGAGCCCAAAGCCGAAGCGCCAAAACCTGCTGCTGCCCCGGCACCGGCTGCTGCTCGTGCCCCGGCCGCACCGCCCGCGGAAAAGCCAACCAGCGAAGCCGAGACCACCGTGCGGGTCGACACCGCGCGTCTCGACGAAATCATGAACATGGTCGGCGAGCTGGTACTGGTGCGTAACCGCTTGGTTCGTCTGGGCCTCAACAGCGGCGACGAAGCCATGTCCAAGGCCGTGTCGAACCTCGACGTGGTCACGGCCGACCTGCAAACCGCGGTCATGAAGACCCGGATGCAACCGATCAAGAAAGTCTTCGGGCGCTTCCCGCGTCTGGTTCGCGACTTGGCTCGCCAGCTCAAGAAAGAGATCAACCTGGAGTTGGTCGGCGAAGAAACCGACCTCGACAAGAACCTCGTCGAGGCCCTGGCCGACCCGTTGGTCCACTTGGTGCGCAACTCGGTCGACCACGGTATCGAAGAGCCGGCTGATCGCGAAGCGATGGGCAAGCCTCGCAGCGGCAAAGTGATCCTGTCCGCTGAACAGGAAGGCGACCACATCCTGCTGTCCATCTCCGATGACGGCAAGGGCATGGATGCCGATGTTCTGCGCGGCATCGCCGTGAAAAAAGGTTTGATGGACAAGGATGCGGCGGACCGTCTCAGCGAGTCCGATTGCTTCAACCTGATCTTCGCGCCGGGCTTCTCGACCAAAACCGAGATCTCCGACGTGTCCGGTCGTGGCGTGGGCATGGACGTGGTGAAAACCAAGATCGCCCAGCTCAACGGCACCATCAATATCTACTCGACCAAGGGCAAAGGCTCGAAGATCGTCATCAAGGTCCCGTTGACCCTGGCGATCATGCCGACGCTGATGGTCATGCTCGGCAACCAGGCGTTCGCGTTCCCGCTGGTGAACGTCAACGAGATCTTCCACCTCGACCTGTCGCGCACCAACGTGGTGGACGGCCAGGAAGTGGTGATCGTGCGGGACAAGGCGCTGCCCTTGTTCTACCTCAAGCGCTGGCTGGTCAGCTCCGCCGCTCATGAAGAGCAGCGCGAGGGCCATGTGGTGATCCTTTCGGTGGGTACTCAACGGATCGGCTTCGTCGTCGATCAGTTGGTGGGCCAGGAAGAAGTGGTCATCAAGCCATTGGGCAAAATGCTCCAGGGAACCCCGGGCATGTCCGGCGCCACCATCACCGGTGACGGCCGCATTGCACTGATTCTCGATGTTCCGAGCATGCTCAAGCGTTACGCCGCACGGCGTATTTGA
- a CDS encoding chemotaxis response regulator protein-glutamate methylesterase, with amino-acid sequence MAVKVLVVDDSGFFRRRVSEILAADTNIQVVGTATNGKEAIDQALALKPDVITMDYEMPMMDGITAVRHIMQRCPTPVLMFSSLTHEGARVTLDALDAGAVDFLPKNFEDISRNPEKVKQLLCEKILSISRSNRRVSAYTPPAPVAAPAPTPAPSSIGSYGSSAPARPAPAPIAARPQAATPSSPAPKRKAYKLVAIGTSTGGPVALQRVLTQLPANFPAPIVLIQHMPAAFTKAFAERLDKLCRISVKEAEDGDILRPGLALLAPGGKQMMIDGRGAVKILPGDERLNYKPCVDITFGSAAKSYGDKVLAVVLTGMGADGREGARLLKQGGSAIWAQDEASCVIYGMPMAIVKAELADAVYSLDDIGRHLVEACI; translated from the coding sequence ATGGCAGTCAAAGTCCTGGTGGTGGACGATTCGGGGTTTTTCCGCCGCCGCGTCTCGGAAATTCTTGCAGCGGATACAAATATCCAGGTCGTCGGTACGGCGACCAACGGAAAAGAGGCGATCGATCAGGCCCTGGCCCTCAAGCCAGACGTGATCACCATGGACTACGAGATGCCGATGATGGATGGCATCACGGCGGTGCGGCACATCATGCAGCGCTGTCCGACCCCGGTGTTGATGTTCTCCTCGCTGACCCACGAAGGCGCCCGGGTCACTCTCGACGCGCTGGACGCCGGCGCAGTGGACTTCCTGCCGAAGAATTTCGAAGACATCTCCCGTAACCCGGAGAAGGTCAAACAATTGCTGTGCGAGAAGATTCTCAGCATCTCGCGCAGTAACCGTCGCGTCAGTGCCTACACCCCTCCGGCACCGGTCGCCGCGCCAGCCCCGACGCCTGCGCCTTCGAGCATCGGCAGCTACGGCAGCAGCGCGCCTGCGCGTCCGGCACCGGCACCGATTGCGGCGCGTCCCCAGGCTGCGACTCCGTCGTCTCCTGCGCCGAAACGCAAAGCCTACAAGCTGGTCGCCATCGGCACCTCCACCGGCGGCCCGGTTGCGCTGCAACGGGTGCTGACACAGTTGCCGGCCAACTTCCCGGCCCCCATCGTGTTGATCCAGCACATGCCGGCAGCCTTCACCAAGGCCTTCGCCGAGCGTCTGGACAAGCTGTGCCGCATCAGCGTCAAGGAAGCCGAGGATGGCGACATCCTGCGTCCGGGTTTGGCGTTGCTGGCACCGGGTGGCAAGCAGATGATGATCGACGGCCGTGGTGCGGTGAAAATCCTGCCGGGCGACGAGCGTCTGAACTACAAGCCGTGCGTGGACATCACCTTCGGTTCCGCCGCCAAGTCCTACGGCGACAAAGTTCTGGCGGTGGTCTTGACCGGCATGGGCGCCGACGGCCGTGAAGGCGCGCGTCTGCTCAAGCAGGGCGGCAGTGCGATCTGGGCCCAGGATGAAGCCAGCTGCGTGATCTACGGCATGCCGATGGCCATCGTCAAAGCCGAACTCGCGGACGCGGTCTATAGCCTCGACGACATCGGTCGGCATCTGGTCGAGGCTTGCATCTGA
- a CDS encoding flagellar motor protein: MDVLSLIGIIMAFVAIIGGNYLEGGHLGALANGPAALIVLGGTIGAALLQSPMSAFKRAIQILAWILFPPRVDLAGGIDRVVNWSLTARKEGLLGLEGVADAEPDSYSRKGLQLLVDGAEPEAIRSILEVDFYTQESRDIEAAKVFESMGGYAPTIGIIGAVMGLIHVMGNLADPSQLGSGIAVAFVATIYGVASANLVLLPIAAKLKSIALRQSRYREMLLEGILSIAEGENPRSIELKLQGFMD; this comes from the coding sequence ATGGATGTGCTCAGCCTTATCGGGATCATCATGGCGTTCGTCGCCATCATCGGCGGCAACTACCTTGAAGGCGGTCACCTCGGCGCGCTGGCCAACGGCCCGGCGGCGTTGATCGTGCTCGGTGGCACCATCGGTGCCGCGCTGCTGCAATCGCCGATGAGTGCCTTTAAGCGCGCCATCCAGATTCTTGCCTGGATTCTGTTTCCGCCTCGTGTGGACCTGGCCGGCGGCATCGATCGCGTGGTGAACTGGAGCCTGACCGCCCGCAAGGAAGGTTTGCTCGGGCTGGAAGGAGTGGCCGACGCCGAACCCGACAGTTACTCGCGCAAAGGCCTGCAACTGCTGGTCGACGGTGCCGAGCCGGAAGCGATTCGCAGCATTCTGGAAGTGGATTTCTACACTCAGGAAAGCCGCGACATCGAAGCCGCCAAAGTCTTTGAAAGCATGGGCGGCTACGCGCCGACCATCGGTATCATCGGTGCGGTGATGGGCCTGATCCACGTCATGGGCAACCTGGCCGACCCATCGCAACTGGGCAGCGGCATTGCCGTTGCCTTCGTCGCCACCATCTACGGCGTGGCCAGTGCCAACCTGGTGCTGCTGCCGATTGCCGCCAAGCTCAAGTCCATCGCGTTGCGGCAGTCACGCTATCGCGAAATGTTGCTGGAAGGGATCCTGTCGATCGCCGAAGGTGAAAACCCTCGCTCTATTGAGTTGAAGCTTCAGGGCTTCATGGATTGA